The following proteins are co-located in the Tistrella mobilis genome:
- a CDS encoding siderophore-interacting protein, with amino-acid sequence MTSTFDPRTDAAPQPGRIARTLQSWFMRPARVAAVETLSPHFRLITLEGAALKDVAWTIGQKLQVAMGTGMTARTYTPIFWDAAAGRTQLLAYLHDLGTGQDAAPGSRWAAGLTVGAQYRVFGPRRSLDLSDPGSGWPVVVFGDETAFALAASLGAGRGEDAAAHLFEMSDVAEARLVLARMGLGDARVIGRQAGDTHLAVAEAELARLAARRVRFALTGKASSIQRMSRALKAIGVPAARIRAKAYWAPGKTGLD; translated from the coding sequence ATGACCTCGACCTTCGACCCGCGCACCGATGCCGCACCGCAGCCCGGCCGGATCGCCCGCACCCTGCAGAGCTGGTTCATGCGCCCGGCACGGGTCGCGGCGGTGGAGACGCTGTCGCCGCATTTCCGGCTGATCACGCTGGAGGGGGCGGCGCTCAAGGATGTCGCCTGGACCATCGGCCAGAAGTTGCAGGTGGCGATGGGAACCGGCATGACCGCCCGGACCTATACGCCGATCTTCTGGGATGCCGCCGCCGGGCGGACGCAGCTGCTGGCCTATCTTCACGACCTGGGAACGGGGCAGGATGCGGCGCCCGGCAGCCGCTGGGCCGCCGGATTGACGGTGGGGGCCCAATACCGTGTCTTCGGGCCGCGCCGGTCGCTGGATCTCTCCGATCCCGGCAGCGGGTGGCCGGTGGTGGTGTTCGGCGACGAAACCGCGTTCGCCCTCGCCGCCTCGCTGGGGGCAGGGCGCGGCGAGGATGCCGCCGCGCATCTCTTCGAGATGTCGGATGTGGCCGAGGCGCGGCTGGTGCTGGCACGGATGGGGCTGGGCGATGCGCGGGTGATCGGCCGGCAGGCCGGCGACACCCATCTGGCGGTGGCAGAGGCCGAACTGGCGCGCCTCGCCGCCCGGCGGGTCCGCTTCGCGCTGACCGGCAAGGCCTCGTCGATCCAGCGGATGAGCCGGGCCTTGAAGGCGATCGGCGTGCCGGCGGCACGGATCCGCGCCAAGGCCTATTGGGCACCGGGCAAGACCGGGCTGGATTGA